GTCATCTGATGCTTGAGAATGCGGCGGTTGTGGCTGCCCCGGACATAGACATGCGGGCCGGTATCGGCGTCGACAGGCACCAGGTAGAAGAAGAATTTCAGCATCCGCCAGTCGTCGAGGTCGAAATGGTATTTGCCGAGCGACGCCAGGTTCTTGTCGGCATCGGATGCCGCCCCTGTAGGAAAGCTCCACCAGACCCGCGTCGTGATGAGTTTGGCCTGTCCACCCAGATAGTGCGCGGCGATGTCGAGAAGCAGCGGATCGCGCTGCACGGCAAGTGCGGCACCGCAGTCGAGTACACGTTCGAAATAGTGCCCGCTGAGCAGCGGACGGCCGAAACGTCTTTCGGCATCGGCATGTTCGCCCGGCATGAATTCGAGCCGGCGATCGAAATTGCCGAAGCACGGCGTTTGCCCGGCGAAGCGGGCGATCTCGTCGTGGATCGATGACGGCAGGACAAGCCCGGAAAACAACCCATCCGATCTCAGCGCATCGACGGCGGCCTCGCCGTCGACGCCTGTGAACATTGTCTCATGGGCGTTCCGTGCCGGCCGCGCCGGCTTTGCGCCGAGCCAATGCAGCCGCCGCCCCGGCATGGTGCGCGCCAGCATGAACATCGGAAGCCATGCCGGATTTTCACGCAAGTCAGACAGATAGGTCGGTATGCGCGCAGCAATGCGCTGAAACAGGCTGCCGTTTCGGGCCACGGCCTCGAGGCTTGCCGTGCCGGATTTGTCGGGGGGTGAAAGGCTCATCGGGATCCTCGGATATGAGGGCAGCACCGACAAAGCATCGGCTGCTTACCGCTCCGGCATGACCCAAACCTGATTAACCCGCCTGAAGCAGGGTAACCCCACGTCACGTCTTGTGCAACGCACAATTAGCAATGTGCGGTGCAAAAATCATCCGCAGATCAAGACGGCTTGATGCTGGCCGGTGTAGCCGGCCGTCCAGTCAGGGCGATTTCCTCGGCCTCGGCGGGGCCACCCATATCTCGGCATCGAGCTTCCTCGTCGCCAACCCTCGTGCAATCGCCTCCCCGCTATCGGCGTTCTTCGAAAGCGCGCTGGCCTGACGCCTGTTGATCAACATTCCTTCGGCCAGGGCACGGTTTCCCGAAAAGACCCGCGACAGAAATGGCGTGCGGCTGCCGCGCGCCGGCGAAAAACGCGCGGCCATGGTTTGCCTGGCGGTGTGGGCGACGACCTCGTCGGTCCATCCCTCCACCAGCCTGGCGCCAGGCTCCAGCAACAGCAGCCAGTCGCCCTTGGCCTGCCCGATGCCAGACGCCGTGCCGCCGGTCACGTATTGACAGCCGGCGTGTTCGGCAACCCGGTGCGTCTGATCGGTCGAACCGGTGTCGCAAACGATGACTTCGCGCACCACGCCCTCGACCGCTCCGCCGACCAGCGACGCAAGCGTGCGGGCGAGGCCCTCCTCGTCATTCAGGGTTTCAATGAGAACGCTGAGCATGCTTAGCCGAATAGCGGAAAGCCGGGCGCTGCGCCAGTTTTTGCGATGCACCATACAAAGTTCTTGATTTGTTCTCATTTGCAAAATAGGAATAGTTTCATGAACAGAGCGATTCGACAGATTGCCGACAGTCCTTGGGAGAGGGCGAAGATGGAACAGATCGTGCGCGCGGACATTGCAGCTTTCGGGGCTGGAAGAGCCGAGATGGCAAATGCGATGATCGAGCAGAGCGGTGTGCGTGTTCGCCCTGACCGCAACCGTGGACGGTCGGCGGGCATCAATCCATCCGGCAGGTTCGAGCCGGTCAGCCGGCATGTCTTCGATGATGGCTGGAACTCGCTGGAGGAATTGCCGCCGTTCAAGACCGAAGTGCAGGTGGAGAAGCCGCGCACAATCATCACCCGCAACGAATCGCCGGACATCTCCTTCGACCGTTCGATCAACCCGTACCGTGGTTGCGAGCATGGCTGCGTCTACTGCTTTGCCCGGCCGACGCACAGTTTCATGGGCCTGTCGCCGGGTCTGGATTTCGAATCGAAGCTGTTCGCCAAGCCGGATGCGGCGCGGCTGCTCGACAGGGAATTGTCGAAGGACGGCTATCAGCCG
The nucleotide sequence above comes from Mesorhizobium shangrilense. Encoded proteins:
- a CDS encoding glycosyltransferase; its protein translation is MLSVLIETLNDEEGLARTLASLVGGAVEGVVREVIVCDTGSTDQTHRVAEHAGCQYVTGGTASGIGQAKGDWLLLLEPGARLVEGWTDEVVAHTARQTMAARFSPARGSRTPFLSRVFSGNRALAEGMLINRRQASALSKNADSGEAIARGLATRKLDAEIWVAPPRPRKSP